Proteins from a genomic interval of Salvelinus sp. IW2-2015 linkage group LG14, ASM291031v2, whole genome shotgun sequence:
- the ezh2 gene encoding histone-lysine N-methyltransferase EZH2 isoform X1 yields MVLTGKRSEKGPVCWRRRVKSEYMRLRQLKRFRRADEVKSMFNSNRQRILERTDILNAEWKTRRIQPVHIMTSVSSLRGTRECTVDSGFSEFSKQVIPLKTLNAVASVPVMYSWSPLQQNFMVEDETVLHNIPYMGDEILDQDGTFIEELIKNYDGKVHGDRECGFINDEIFVELVGALTQYSDNDDEDDDEEEQEFKLEKVELCEAKDHLAEDPRKEPLINTDSQGSSDSSKKFPSDKIFEAISSMFPDKGSTEELREKYKELTEPQLPGALPPECTPNMDGPNARSVQREQSLHSFHTLFCRRCFKYDCFLHRESFHATPNTYKRKNMENLLDSKPCGDECYMYLVQDGLVREYPDGMATERSKTPSKRPVSRRRGRPSGNSRPSTPTVSTDTKDTDSEREGKDDDNDDDDDDDDKKDETTSSSEGNSRCQTPVKLKLTCDPQVVDWSGAEASLFRVLIGTYYDNYCAIARLIGTKTCRQVYEFRVKESSIIARAPAEDEDTPPRKKKRKHRLWATHCRKIQLKKDGSSNHVYNYQPCDHPRQPCDSSCPCVTAQNFCEKFCQCSSECQNRFPGCRCKAQCNTKQCPCYLAVRECDPDLCLTCGAAEHWDSKNVSCKNCSIQRGAKKHLLLAPSDVAGWGIFIKEPVQKNEFISEYCGEIISQDEADRRGKVYDKYMCSFLFNLNNDFVVDATRKGNKIRFANHSVHPNCYAKVMMVNGDHRIGIFAKRTIQTGEELFFDYRYSQADALKYVGIERESEMP; encoded by the exons ATGGTGCTGACAGGGAAGCGGTCTGAGAAGGGACCAGTGTGTTGGAGGAGAAGGGTGAAGTCTGAGTACATGAGGCTACGCCAACTCAAACGTTTCAGACGGGCTGATGAGGTCAAG AGTATGTTTAACTCTAACCGTCAGAGGATCTTGGAGCGGACAGACATCCTGAACGCTGAGTGGAAGACAAGAAGGATCCAGCCCGTTCACATCATGACATCTGTTAGCTCATTACGAGGGACCAGAGAG TGTACGGTGGACAGTGGTTTCTCTGAGTTCTCCAAACAGGTGATACCTCTGAAGACGCTCAACGCTGTAGCCTCTGTCCCTGTCATGTACTCCTGGTCCCCGCTACAGCAGAACTTCATg GTAGAAGACGAAACGGTTCTCCACAACATCCCCTACATGGGAGACGAGATTCTGGACCAAGACGGAACCTTCATAGAAGAACTCATCAAGAACTACGATGGCAAAGTTCACGGAGACCGGG aGTGCGGCTTCATCAATGATGAGATCTTTGTGGAGCTGGTGGGTGCCCTGACCCAGTACAGTGACAacgatgatgaggatgatgatgaagaagagcAGGAGTTTAAGCTTGAGAAGGTGGAGCTCTGTGAGGCGAAGGACCACCTGGCCGAGGACCCCCGAAAGGAACCCCTGATCAACACTGACA GCCAAGGCAGTAGTGACAGCTCTAAGAAGTTTCCGTCTGATAAGATCTTTGAAGCCATCTCCTCAATGTTCCCTGATAAGGGCTCAACAGAGGAACTTCGAGAAAA GTACAAGGAGCTGACAGAGCCCCAGTTGCCCGGTGCGTTGCCTCCAGAGTGTACTCCTAACATGGACGGTCCCAACGCTCGCTCCGTTCAGAGGGAACAGAGTCTACACTCCTTCCACACACTCTTCTGCCGACGCTGCTTCAAATACGACTGCTTCCTGCACCGTGAGT ccttccATGCGACGCCTAACACCTATAAGCGTAAAAACATGGAGAATCTGTTGGACAGTAAACCCTGTGGTGACGAGTGCTACATGTACCTGGTGCAG GATGGATTGGTGAGGGAGTATCCTGACGGCATGGCAACCGAGAGGTCCAAGACCCCTTCCAAACGCCCAGTGAGCCGTCGCCGGGGACGACCCAGCGGCAACAGCCGGCCCAGTACACCAACCGTCTCCACGGATACCAAAGACACGGACAGCGAGCGAGAGGGGAAAGACGACGAtaacgacgatgatgatgatgatgatgacaagaAGGACGAGACCACCAGCAGTTCAG AGGGTAACTCACGGTGCCAGACTCCAGTGAAGTTGAAGCTGACGTGTGACCCTCAGGTTGTTGATTGGAGCGGAGCCGAGGCTTCACTCTTTAGGGTTCTCATCGGAACCTACTACGACAACTACTGCGCTATAGCACGGCTCATAGGAACCAAGACCTGCAGACAG GTATATGAGTTCAGAGTGAAGGAGTCTAGTATCATCGCTCGCGCTCCGGCCGAGGACGAAGACACGCCCCCTCGCAAGAAGAAGAGGAAACACAG GTTGTGGGCCACTCACTGCAGGAAGATCCAACTGAAGAAAG ATGGTTCATCCAACCACGTGTATAACTACCAGCCATGTGACCACCCCCGCCAGCCCTGTGACTCCTCCTGTCCCTGTGTCACTGCTCAGAACTTCTGTGAGAAGTTCTGCCAGTGCAGCTCAGAGT gtcAGAACCGTTTCCCGGGCTGCAGGTGTAAGGCCCAGTGTAACACTAAACAGTGTCCGTGTTACCTGGCGGTCAGAGAGTGTGACCCTGACCTGTGTCTGACCTGCGGAGCCGCTGAACACTGGGACAGCAAGAACGTCTCCTGTAAAAACTGCTCCATACAGAGGGGAGCCAagaag CACCTGCTCCTAGCTCCGTCTGACGTAGCAGGCTGGGGCATCTTCATCAAAGAGCCAGTTCAGAAGAATGAGTTCATCTCTGAGTACTGTGGGGAG ATAATATCCCAAGATGAGGCGGATCGCAGAGGGAAGGTCTACGACAAATACATGTGTAGcttcctcttcaacctcaacaacg aCTTTGTAGTGGATGCTACTAGGAAAGGAAACAAGATTCGTTTCGCCAACCATTCCGTTC
- the ezh2 gene encoding histone-lysine N-methyltransferase EZH2 isoform X2, whose amino-acid sequence MVLTGKRSEKGPVCWRRRVKSEYMRLRQLKRFRRADEVKSMFNSNRQRILERTDILNAEWKTRRIQPVHIMTSVSSLRGTRECTVDSGFSEFSKQVIPLKTLNAVASVPVMYSWSPLQQNFMVEDETVLHNIPYMGDEILDQDGTFIEELIKNYDGKVHGDRECGFINDEIFVELVGALTQYSDNDDEDDDEEEQEFKLEKVELCEAKDHLAEDPRKEPLINTDSQGSSDSSKKFPSDKIFEAISSMFPDKGSTEELREKYKELTEPQLPGALPPECTPNMDGPNARSVQREQSLHSFHTLFCRRCFKYDCFLHPFHATPNTYKRKNMENLLDSKPCGDECYMYLVQDGLVREYPDGMATERSKTPSKRPVSRRRGRPSGNSRPSTPTVSTDTKDTDSEREGKDDDNDDDDDDDDKKDETTSSSEGNSRCQTPVKLKLTCDPQVVDWSGAEASLFRVLIGTYYDNYCAIARLIGTKTCRQVYEFRVKESSIIARAPAEDEDTPPRKKKRKHRLWATHCRKIQLKKDGSSNHVYNYQPCDHPRQPCDSSCPCVTAQNFCEKFCQCSSECQNRFPGCRCKAQCNTKQCPCYLAVRECDPDLCLTCGAAEHWDSKNVSCKNCSIQRGAKKHLLLAPSDVAGWGIFIKEPVQKNEFISEYCGEIISQDEADRRGKVYDKYMCSFLFNLNNDFVVDATRKGNKIRFANHSVHPNCYAKVMMVNGDHRIGIFAKRTIQTGEELFFDYRYSQADALKYVGIERESEMP is encoded by the exons ATGGTGCTGACAGGGAAGCGGTCTGAGAAGGGACCAGTGTGTTGGAGGAGAAGGGTGAAGTCTGAGTACATGAGGCTACGCCAACTCAAACGTTTCAGACGGGCTGATGAGGTCAAG AGTATGTTTAACTCTAACCGTCAGAGGATCTTGGAGCGGACAGACATCCTGAACGCTGAGTGGAAGACAAGAAGGATCCAGCCCGTTCACATCATGACATCTGTTAGCTCATTACGAGGGACCAGAGAG TGTACGGTGGACAGTGGTTTCTCTGAGTTCTCCAAACAGGTGATACCTCTGAAGACGCTCAACGCTGTAGCCTCTGTCCCTGTCATGTACTCCTGGTCCCCGCTACAGCAGAACTTCATg GTAGAAGACGAAACGGTTCTCCACAACATCCCCTACATGGGAGACGAGATTCTGGACCAAGACGGAACCTTCATAGAAGAACTCATCAAGAACTACGATGGCAAAGTTCACGGAGACCGGG aGTGCGGCTTCATCAATGATGAGATCTTTGTGGAGCTGGTGGGTGCCCTGACCCAGTACAGTGACAacgatgatgaggatgatgatgaagaagagcAGGAGTTTAAGCTTGAGAAGGTGGAGCTCTGTGAGGCGAAGGACCACCTGGCCGAGGACCCCCGAAAGGAACCCCTGATCAACACTGACA GCCAAGGCAGTAGTGACAGCTCTAAGAAGTTTCCGTCTGATAAGATCTTTGAAGCCATCTCCTCAATGTTCCCTGATAAGGGCTCAACAGAGGAACTTCGAGAAAA GTACAAGGAGCTGACAGAGCCCCAGTTGCCCGGTGCGTTGCCTCCAGAGTGTACTCCTAACATGGACGGTCCCAACGCTCGCTCCGTTCAGAGGGAACAGAGTCTACACTCCTTCCACACACTCTTCTGCCGACGCTGCTTCAAATACGACTGCTTCCTGCACC ccttccATGCGACGCCTAACACCTATAAGCGTAAAAACATGGAGAATCTGTTGGACAGTAAACCCTGTGGTGACGAGTGCTACATGTACCTGGTGCAG GATGGATTGGTGAGGGAGTATCCTGACGGCATGGCAACCGAGAGGTCCAAGACCCCTTCCAAACGCCCAGTGAGCCGTCGCCGGGGACGACCCAGCGGCAACAGCCGGCCCAGTACACCAACCGTCTCCACGGATACCAAAGACACGGACAGCGAGCGAGAGGGGAAAGACGACGAtaacgacgatgatgatgatgatgatgacaagaAGGACGAGACCACCAGCAGTTCAG AGGGTAACTCACGGTGCCAGACTCCAGTGAAGTTGAAGCTGACGTGTGACCCTCAGGTTGTTGATTGGAGCGGAGCCGAGGCTTCACTCTTTAGGGTTCTCATCGGAACCTACTACGACAACTACTGCGCTATAGCACGGCTCATAGGAACCAAGACCTGCAGACAG GTATATGAGTTCAGAGTGAAGGAGTCTAGTATCATCGCTCGCGCTCCGGCCGAGGACGAAGACACGCCCCCTCGCAAGAAGAAGAGGAAACACAG GTTGTGGGCCACTCACTGCAGGAAGATCCAACTGAAGAAAG ATGGTTCATCCAACCACGTGTATAACTACCAGCCATGTGACCACCCCCGCCAGCCCTGTGACTCCTCCTGTCCCTGTGTCACTGCTCAGAACTTCTGTGAGAAGTTCTGCCAGTGCAGCTCAGAGT gtcAGAACCGTTTCCCGGGCTGCAGGTGTAAGGCCCAGTGTAACACTAAACAGTGTCCGTGTTACCTGGCGGTCAGAGAGTGTGACCCTGACCTGTGTCTGACCTGCGGAGCCGCTGAACACTGGGACAGCAAGAACGTCTCCTGTAAAAACTGCTCCATACAGAGGGGAGCCAagaag CACCTGCTCCTAGCTCCGTCTGACGTAGCAGGCTGGGGCATCTTCATCAAAGAGCCAGTTCAGAAGAATGAGTTCATCTCTGAGTACTGTGGGGAG ATAATATCCCAAGATGAGGCGGATCGCAGAGGGAAGGTCTACGACAAATACATGTGTAGcttcctcttcaacctcaacaacg aCTTTGTAGTGGATGCTACTAGGAAAGGAAACAAGATTCGTTTCGCCAACCATTCCGTTC